Proteins co-encoded in one Eriocheir sinensis breed Jianghai 21 chromosome 5, ASM2467909v1, whole genome shotgun sequence genomic window:
- the LOC126984364 gene encoding uncharacterized protein LOC126984364 isoform X2, producing MASPSDRREGEETGKAEADPGEVKPGQMELFAAMLASMRQDLDQRADERAREQARRAEERADERAREQAQRAEERAREQAQRAEERADEQARHLADVLQSCFSSLKVETQQYTDQGCDSARSERLEEVRTPEGEVRGLREAERQLREVAPSHAEEEGSVLAGSAGAAVLQGPIWGSWQGLLEPGSVVAEPIAAAGGWGAPASLPPSPPPSPPCQPARRSRSPLSLPWQQREVATWCGEEQEASRVLAAGARVADWRGSAWGPWQGPLKPGGVVAEPVEAAGGWGAVGAAPLGPAGAGVGPINPASLPLSPPPSPPCRPACSPRGPPAPLCGPSASPRSGRLKPAEHDGKLAWEAKFKMPAAAQGWGEDEKALQLTAALRGSVDGPGRLVGSAERTLGRPDMLAATRLQDAPQRLCGVTGHYVQSEGPVEARIGVGSAVERRPMDVADRDEPCVLGLDYLPQGEACADLGRELERLRGQAPLLPKVGCAEVVAAERLHLAPGTEARVLCCRSDAMPAEGTVESTEGLQLPGGVAAGQSRRSGGGVSHGAGG from the exons atggcgtcccccagtgatcgccgtgagggtgaggagacgggcaaggccgaggctgacccgggtgaggtgaagccgggccagatggaattgttcgctgccatgctggccagtatgaggcaggatttggatcagagggcagacgagagggcacgcgagcaggctcggagggcagaagagagggcagacgagagggcacgcgagcaggctcagagggcagaagagagggctcgcgagcag gctcagagggcagaagagagggcagacgagcaggcacgccatcttgccgatgtcctccagagctgtttctcgtcgctgaaggtggaaacccagcagtacaccgaccagggctgcgacagcgcgaggagtgaacggctggaggaggtgcggaccccggaaggcgaggtccgaggcctgagggaggcggagaggcagctgcgagaggtggcaccgtcgcacgcggaggaagaaggctcagttctggcaggaagcgccggggcggcggtcctgcaggggcctatctggggctcctggcaaggactcctggagcctggtagcgtcgtggcggaaccaatagctgccgcaggaggttggggagcccccgcctcgttgcctccctcacccccaccctctcctccatgccagccggctcgcaggtcacgtagtccgctctctctcccatggcagcagcgagaggtggcaacgtggtgcggggaggaacaagaagcgtcacgtgtgctggcggcgggtgcacgggtggcggactggcggggctccgcgtggggtccctggcaagggcccctgaagcccggtggcgtcgtggcggagccggtggaggctgcaggaggctggggagccgtcggagccgctcccttgggtccagctggtgctggagtcggacccattaaccctgcctcgttgcctctctcaccgcctccctctccgccatgccggccggcttgcagcccacgtggtccgcccgctcctctctgcggcccctcggcctccccgcgctcagggaggcttaagccagcggagcacgacgggaagttggcatgggaggccaagttcaagatgccagctgctgcccagggctggggcgaggatgagaaggcgctgcagctgacagcagcgctacggggctcagtggacgggcccggccgcttggtggggagcgccgagaggaccttggggcggcctgacatgctggccgctacgcgactccaggacgcgccacagaggctgtgtggcgtcacggggcactacgtacagtctgagggcccagtggaggctcgtatcggcgtaggcagcgctgtggagcgccggccgatggacgtcgccgatcgagacgagccgtgcgtgctgggcctcgactacctgccgcagggcgaggcctgtgccgaccttggacgggagctggagaggctgcgcggacaggcgcctttgctcccgaaggtcggctgtgcagaggtagtcgcggcggagcgactgcaccttgccccggggacggaggctagggtcctgtgttgccggtcggacgcgatgccagcggaaggcacggtggagtccacggagggcctgcagctgcctggtggtgtggcagccggacagtctcgaaggagcgggggaggagtcagtcacggtgctggtggctaa
- the LOC126984364 gene encoding uncharacterized protein LOC126984364 isoform X3: MASPSDRREGEETGKAEADPGEVKPGQMELFAAMLASMRQDLDQRADERAREQARRAEERADERAREQAQRAEERADEQARHLADVLQSCFSSLKVETQQYTDQGCDSARSERLEEVRTPEGEVRGLREAERQLREVAPSHAEEEGSVLAGSAGAAVLQGPIWGSWQGLLEPGSVVAEPIAAAGGWGAPASLPPSPPPSPPCQPARRSRSPLSLPWQQREVATWCGEEQEASRVLAAGARVADWRGSAWGPWQGPLKPGGVVAEPVEAAGGWGAVGAAPLGPAGAGVGPINPASLPLSPPPSPPCRPACSPRGPPAPLCGPSASPRSGRLKPAEHDGKLAWEAKFKMPAAAQGWGEDEKALQLTAALRGSVDGPGRLVGSAERTLGRPDMLAATRLQDAPQRLCGVTGHYVQSEGPVEARIGVGSAVERRPMDVADRDEPCVLGLDYLPQGEACADLGRELERLRGQAPLLPKVGCAEVVAAERLHLAPGTEARVLCCRSDAMPAEGTVESTEGLQLPGGVAAGQSRRSGGGVSHGAGG, encoded by the exons atggcgtcccccagtgatcgccgtgagggtgaggagacgggcaaggccgaggctgacccgggtgaggtgaagccgggccagatggaattgttcgctgccatgctggccagtatgaggcaggatttggatcagagggcagacgagagggcacgcgagcaggctcggagggcagaagagagggcagacgagagggcacgcgagcag gctcagagggcagaagagagggcagacgagcaggcacgccatcttgccgatgtcctccagagctgtttctcgtcgctgaaggtggaaacccagcagtacaccgaccagggctgcgacagcgcgaggagtgaacggctggaggaggtgcggaccccggaaggcgaggtccgaggcctgagggaggcggagaggcagctgcgagaggtggcaccgtcgcacgcggaggaagaaggctcagttctggcaggaagcgccggggcggcggtcctgcaggggcctatctggggctcctggcaaggactcctggagcctggtagcgtcgtggcggaaccaatagctgccgcaggaggttggggagcccccgcctcgttgcctccctcacccccaccctctcctccatgccagccggctcgcaggtcacgtagtccgctctctctcccatggcagcagcgagaggtggcaacgtggtgcggggaggaacaagaagcgtcacgtgtgctggcggcgggtgcacgggtggcggactggcggggctccgcgtggggtccctggcaagggcccctgaagcccggtggcgtcgtggcggagccggtggaggctgcaggaggctggggagccgtcggagccgctcccttgggtccagctggtgctggagtcggacccattaaccctgcctcgttgcctctctcaccgcctccctctccgccatgccggccggcttgcagcccacgtggtccgcccgctcctctctgcggcccctcggcctccccgcgctcagggaggcttaagccagcggagcacgacgggaagttggcatgggaggccaagttcaagatgccagctgctgcccagggctggggcgaggatgagaaggcgctgcagctgacagcagcgctacggggctcagtggacgggcccggccgcttggtggggagcgccgagaggaccttggggcggcctgacatgctggccgctacgcgactccaggacgcgccacagaggctgtgtggcgtcacggggcactacgtacagtctgagggcccagtggaggctcgtatcggcgtaggcagcgctgtggagcgccggccgatggacgtcgccgatcgagacgagccgtgcgtgctgggcctcgactacctgccgcagggcgaggcctgtgccgaccttggacgggagctggagaggctgcgcggacaggcgcctttgctcccgaaggtcggctgtgcagaggtagtcgcggcggagcgactgcaccttgccccggggacggaggctagggtcctgtgttgccggtcggacgcgatgccagcggaaggcacggtggagtccacggagggcctgcagctgcctggtggtgtggcagccggacagtctcgaaggagcgggggaggagtcagtcacggtgctggtggctaa
- the LOC126984364 gene encoding uncharacterized protein LOC126984364 isoform X1, with protein sequence MASPSDRREGEETGKAEADPGEVKPGQMELFAAMLASMRQDLDQRADERAREQARRAEERADERAREQAQRAEERAREQAQRAEERADERAREQAQRAEERADEQARHLADVLQSCFSSLKVETQQYTDQGCDSARSERLEEVRTPEGEVRGLREAERQLREVAPSHAEEEGSVLAGSAGAAVLQGPIWGSWQGLLEPGSVVAEPIAAAGGWGAPASLPPSPPPSPPCQPARRSRSPLSLPWQQREVATWCGEEQEASRVLAAGARVADWRGSAWGPWQGPLKPGGVVAEPVEAAGGWGAVGAAPLGPAGAGVGPINPASLPLSPPPSPPCRPACSPRGPPAPLCGPSASPRSGRLKPAEHDGKLAWEAKFKMPAAAQGWGEDEKALQLTAALRGSVDGPGRLVGSAERTLGRPDMLAATRLQDAPQRLCGVTGHYVQSEGPVEARIGVGSAVERRPMDVADRDEPCVLGLDYLPQGEACADLGRELERLRGQAPLLPKVGCAEVVAAERLHLAPGTEARVLCCRSDAMPAEGTVESTEGLQLPGGVAAGQSRRSGGGVSHGAGG encoded by the coding sequence atggcgtcccccagtgatcgccgtgagggtgaggagacgggcaaggccgaggctgacccgggtgaggtgaagccgggccagatggaattgttcgctgccatgctggccagtatgaggcaggatttggatcagagggcagacgagagggcacgcgagcaggctcggagggcagaagagagggcagacgagagggcacgcgagcaggctcagagggcagaagagagggctcgcgagcaggctcagagggcagaagagagggcagacgagagggcacgcgagcaggctcagagggcagaagagagggcagacgagcaggcacgccatcttgccgatgtcctccagagctgtttctcgtcgctgaaggtggaaacccagcagtacaccgaccagggctgcgacagcgcgaggagtgaacggctggaggaggtgcggaccccggaaggcgaggtccgaggcctgagggaggcggagaggcagctgcgagaggtggcaccgtcgcacgcggaggaagaaggctcagttctggcaggaagcgccggggcggcggtcctgcaggggcctatctggggctcctggcaaggactcctggagcctggtagcgtcgtggcggaaccaatagctgccgcaggaggttggggagcccccgcctcgttgcctccctcacccccaccctctcctccatgccagccggctcgcaggtcacgtagtccgctctctctcccatggcagcagcgagaggtggcaacgtggtgcggggaggaacaagaagcgtcacgtgtgctggcggcgggtgcacgggtggcggactggcggggctccgcgtggggtccctggcaagggcccctgaagcccggtggcgtcgtggcggagccggtggaggctgcaggaggctggggagccgtcggagccgctcccttgggtccagctggtgctggagtcggacccattaaccctgcctcgttgcctctctcaccgcctccctctccgccatgccggccggcttgcagcccacgtggtccgcccgctcctctctgcggcccctcggcctccccgcgctcagggaggcttaagccagcggagcacgacgggaagttggcatgggaggccaagttcaagatgccagctgctgcccagggctggggcgaggatgagaaggcgctgcagctgacagcagcgctacggggctcagtggacgggcccggccgcttggtggggagcgccgagaggaccttggggcggcctgacatgctggccgctacgcgactccaggacgcgccacagaggctgtgtggcgtcacggggcactacgtacagtctgagggcccagtggaggctcgtatcggcgtaggcagcgctgtggagcgccggccgatggacgtcgccgatcgagacgagccgtgcgtgctgggcctcgactacctgccgcagggcgaggcctgtgccgaccttggacgggagctggagaggctgcgcggacaggcgcctttgctcccgaaggtcggctgtgcagaggtagtcgcggcggagcgactgcaccttgccccggggacggaggctagggtcctgtgttgccggtcggacgcgatgccagcggaaggcacggtggagtccacggagggcctgcagctgcctggtggtgtggcagccggacagtctcgaaggagcgggggaggagtcagtcacggtgctggtggctaa